The Sporomusa termitida genome has a window encoding:
- the fliD gene encoding flagellar filament capping protein FliD — translation MAILPVTYRTDYQQSPAGSGQPRPGSAVFYPSTEAVNKEVAGLNTAATNLQAALKNFAQGGLLDTLYEISPTDSVYNFKLLSATDRLVSAYNQTNEALQSYGYLNSEGAKLLQQVQAVLQGPAAAKFESIGLTLDQATGNMKFSERRFREAAAEEPAAVRQLLAGDRSLVPVLNSVVQSVVAKQAKYYFNSSFVTYV, via the coding sequence ATGGCTATATTACCGGTAACTTATCGGACAGACTATCAGCAGAGCCCGGCCGGGAGCGGACAGCCGCGGCCGGGCTCTGCTGTTTTTTATCCGTCCACGGAAGCGGTCAACAAAGAAGTGGCCGGGTTGAATACAGCTGCCACTAATTTGCAGGCTGCGCTCAAGAACTTTGCCCAGGGGGGGTTGCTTGACACACTGTATGAAATCTCGCCGACCGACTCGGTGTATAATTTTAAGCTGCTGAGTGCCACTGACAGGCTTGTCAGTGCTTACAACCAGACGAATGAAGCCTTACAGTCCTATGGTTATTTAAACAGTGAAGGCGCTAAATTGCTGCAGCAGGTGCAAGCCGTGCTGCAGGGGCCGGCCGCGGCAAAATTTGAGAGTATCGGGTTAACCCTGGATCAGGCGACCGGCAATATGAAGTTCAGCGAGCGGCGCTTTCGCGAAGCCGCGGCTGAAGAGCCGGCGGCAGTCCGCCAGCTGTTGGCCGGCGACAGGTCCTTGGTGCCGGTCCTCAACAGTGTGGTGCAGTCGGTGGTGGCGAAACAGGCTAAATACTACTTCAACTCCAGTTTTGTCACCTACGTTTAA
- the fliD gene encoding flagellar filament capping protein FliD, with the protein MVMRTYGLSGSGMDVDQLVKDLMKARRASYDKVWQQKTQVEWKKKDFNTIYSLTEEFRNKTVSDFRKQSNLSPKLVTSMNDAVVSATANGEAANVSHSVIVDRLADGVKLSSSAGITGEGKLKTSLQAQFGYDEGTSFNLMINGKEITVDTSKSLNDVVTQINNAGIDLKANYDATLDRFYLYTNKTGAAANVDFSGTSAEGMDFLFAKLKLGSTGSLVDTSGLVSRTAAFDADELAKPVTGPLSFTVKTQAGTKTISLDAATSINDFLSQLNAEAGAGTAAVDANGRIVIKAGSINDEFTLEGDDAASKSFLADTLGLVSLSERGQNASLTLDGVKLEQASNTFTISGVSYNLKSVSYADTAGNPIPTTIEVKSDIDKTIATVKSFIETYNTYLSALNNELSEDKYRDFAPLTDEQKADMKESEIKAWEEKAKSGMLRRDPILTDMVNKLRLSFIEPIAGLSGKYQSAADIGIGTGSYVDDEGNFNSESSLKGKLYVKEDDLRKALEEDPDIVFKIFGTSGDTIATEGVANRVYEQMYGSLQKLQTEAGKANTTDTTSNLAKRLTDYEERLTTMTSRLANIESRYYTQFDAMEAALSKLSQQSLWLSQQLGS; encoded by the coding sequence ATGGTAATGCGTACCTATGGCTTAAGCGGCTCCGGTATGGATGTTGATCAGCTTGTTAAAGATTTAATGAAGGCCCGCCGTGCGTCGTATGATAAAGTGTGGCAGCAGAAAACCCAGGTGGAATGGAAGAAAAAAGATTTTAACACTATTTATTCCTTAACTGAGGAATTCCGTAACAAAACGGTGTCAGACTTCAGGAAACAAAGCAACCTGTCGCCGAAGCTGGTAACCTCGATGAATGATGCGGTCGTTAGTGCCACGGCCAACGGTGAAGCGGCCAATGTCAGCCACAGCGTCATTGTCGACCGGTTGGCCGACGGCGTTAAGCTGTCCAGCAGTGCCGGTATTACCGGAGAGGGCAAGCTGAAGACCTCCTTGCAGGCTCAGTTTGGATATGATGAAGGAACTTCATTTAATCTCATGATCAATGGGAAAGAGATTACAGTCGATACCAGCAAGTCTCTTAATGATGTTGTCACTCAGATTAATAATGCCGGTATTGATCTAAAGGCCAATTATGACGCTACCTTAGACCGGTTTTATTTATACACCAATAAGACCGGCGCGGCGGCAAACGTTGATTTCAGCGGCACCAGTGCGGAAGGCATGGATTTTCTGTTTGCTAAGCTCAAACTGGGCAGCACCGGCTCGCTTGTGGACACCAGTGGTTTGGTAAGCCGTACGGCTGCCTTTGATGCCGATGAATTAGCCAAGCCTGTAACAGGCCCGTTAAGCTTTACCGTTAAGACCCAGGCGGGGACTAAAACAATCAGCCTGGACGCGGCCACTTCAATTAACGATTTTCTTAGCCAGCTGAATGCAGAGGCAGGTGCCGGGACGGCTGCTGTCGATGCCAACGGTCGCATTGTCATAAAAGCCGGCAGTATTAATGATGAATTTACCCTGGAAGGCGATGACGCTGCTTCTAAAAGCTTTCTGGCCGACACGTTGGGCCTGGTGAGCCTGAGCGAACGCGGCCAAAACGCCAGTCTTACCCTTGATGGCGTGAAGCTGGAACAGGCGTCCAATACCTTTACCATTTCCGGCGTCTCTTATAATCTAAAATCAGTCAGCTATGCCGATACTGCCGGGAATCCGATACCGACCACCATTGAGGTAAAGTCGGATATTGATAAAACAATTGCCACGGTTAAATCTTTTATCGAGACTTATAATACCTATCTTTCGGCGTTGAATAATGAGCTCAGTGAGGACAAATACCGCGACTTCGCTCCGCTTACCGATGAACAAAAGGCAGACATGAAAGAAAGCGAAATCAAGGCCTGGGAGGAAAAAGCCAAAAGCGGTATGCTGCGCCGTGACCCGATCCTGACCGACATGGTCAACAAGCTGCGGCTGAGCTTTATTGAGCCGATTGCAGGCTTGTCTGGCAAATATCAAAGTGCAGCCGATATTGGGATTGGTACAGGATCCTATGTAGATGACGAGGGCAATTTCAACAGCGAGTCGTCGTTAAAGGGCAAGCTGTATGTCAAAGAGGATGACTTGCGGAAAGCGCTGGAAGAAGACCCGGATATTGTTTTCAAGATTTTTGGCACCAGCGGTGATACCATCGCTACCGAAGGGGTTGCCAACCGGGTTTATGAGCAGATGTACGGTTCGCTGCAAAAGCTGCAAACAGAAGCCGGCAAAGCGAATACCACCGATACAACCAGTAATTTAGCGAAGCGGTTAACTGACTATGAGGAACGCCTGACGACAATGACCAGCCGCTTAGCCAATATAGAATCACGCTACTATACGCAGTTTGATGCCATGGAGGCGGCCCTTTCCAAATTAAGCCAGCAGAGTTTATGGTTATCGCAGCAGCTTGGCAGTTAG
- a CDS encoding FkbM family methyltransferase yields the protein MDKFSKKISAIQTEVASVPYESRAHLRLGTIRNLNYISQWEYLPENIDSNRLIILYGAGNFGEAAAIFLFSIGVKVSAFVDNKKAGKVFNKCPDISIPIISFNQLKEDYKNAYVAITVSEAKFYHEIKLSLDESKIKYYDIIGYYLVNGLKKSYTLFDDDLSKVQILDSLKYLTSYSRYYEHYFDERLVSLLTDHEVFVDAGVFDGETTFDFVRHVGGQYKHIYGFEANKRIFEKYRDSLLKIHDITLENLGLWCCDSELPFGEGADSASSFVTEYYEKSGLQPVTSLDKYFEGKPNDELPTFIKMDIEGAEYEALLGAKGTIQKVHPKLAICVYHKTEHFWMIPELIKEFDSSYTFFLRHYSPDDVREYVLYAI from the coding sequence ATGGATAAATTCTCAAAAAAAATATCAGCGATTCAGACTGAGGTAGCAAGTGTTCCTTATGAATCACGGGCACATCTTCGTTTAGGAACGATCAGGAATCTTAATTACATTTCGCAGTGGGAATATTTGCCGGAAAACATAGATTCAAACCGCCTGATCATTTTATATGGCGCAGGGAATTTCGGAGAAGCTGCCGCCATTTTTTTGTTTTCTATAGGTGTAAAAGTTAGTGCTTTCGTTGACAACAAAAAGGCCGGTAAAGTTTTTAATAAATGCCCGGACATTTCTATACCAATTATTTCTTTCAACCAATTGAAAGAGGATTATAAAAACGCTTATGTTGCCATAACAGTTTCGGAAGCAAAATTCTATCACGAGATAAAACTGTCGTTAGATGAATCAAAAATAAAATACTATGACATAATTGGCTATTACCTAGTGAACGGCTTGAAGAAATCTTACACACTGTTTGATGATGATTTGTCAAAAGTGCAAATACTGGACAGCCTGAAATACCTGACTTCTTATTCTAGGTATTACGAGCATTATTTCGATGAGAGGCTTGTATCCCTTCTAACCGATCATGAAGTATTTGTAGACGCAGGCGTATTTGATGGGGAAACAACTTTTGATTTCGTACGGCATGTAGGCGGACAATACAAACATATCTACGGTTTCGAGGCAAATAAGAGGATTTTTGAGAAATATCGAGATAGTCTTCTGAAGATACACGATATAACTTTGGAGAATTTAGGGTTATGGTGTTGTGATTCGGAACTTCCGTTCGGAGAGGGAGCTGACAGCGCCTCAAGTTTCGTTACCGAATATTATGAAAAAAGCGGACTTCAGCCAGTAACATCTTTGGACAAATATTTTGAGGGAAAGCCAAATGATGAATTGCCGACCTTTATAAAAATGGATATAGAAGGAGCCGAATATGAGGCCTTGCTGGGCGCAAAAGGCACCATTCAGAAAGTGCATCCCAAATTAGCCATTTGTGTGTATCACAAAACAGAACATTTCTGGATGATACCTGAATTGATCAAGGAATTCGATTCCAGCTATACTTTTTTTCTGAGGCACTATTCGCCAGATGATGTGAGGGAATATGTTTTGTATGCTATATAA
- a CDS encoding glycyl-radical enzyme activating protein: MSLIITNIQRMCMQDGPGIRTTVFLKGCTLHCPWCANPENIRCGRQYYFKEDICSANRGKSVFCAACPGETILKYSYADKTKFSCPFGAIGVYGKSYKTQELVNLLLRDKAYWKETGGITFSGGEPLLQAQELKRVLMLLKESNIHIVLETALHVPIDAVKTVSEYVDLLFVDLKILDEQECKKILGGQADLFKNNVRHLAATEKKVIFRIPCSNEFTLKDSNSKLLKEFIHQYNCYPVEIFSLHNFANSKYRTLGLYPPSEFPVDLCKMERLATWINETGGKASVISI; the protein is encoded by the coding sequence ATGAGTTTGATTATTACAAACATACAAAGGATGTGCATGCAGGATGGTCCGGGAATTCGGACAACCGTGTTTCTGAAAGGCTGTACTCTGCATTGCCCTTGGTGTGCCAACCCGGAAAATATACGTTGCGGGAGACAATATTATTTCAAGGAAGATATTTGTTCGGCCAATAGAGGGAAAAGTGTATTTTGTGCCGCCTGCCCTGGTGAAACCATATTGAAATACTCTTATGCTGATAAAACGAAGTTTTCCTGCCCATTTGGTGCGATAGGCGTATATGGTAAATCGTATAAGACACAAGAGCTTGTCAATCTTTTGCTAAGGGACAAAGCTTACTGGAAGGAAACCGGAGGGATTACCTTTTCTGGGGGAGAACCGCTTTTGCAGGCACAGGAATTAAAGCGGGTTTTAATGCTTCTAAAAGAGAGTAATATACATATCGTCCTGGAAACGGCGCTGCACGTTCCGATAGACGCAGTTAAAACCGTAAGTGAATATGTTGATTTACTCTTTGTTGATCTAAAGATATTGGACGAACAGGAATGCAAAAAGATACTCGGCGGGCAAGCAGACTTGTTTAAGAATAACGTCCGCCATTTGGCAGCGACAGAAAAAAAAGTTATATTTCGCATTCCCTGCAGCAATGAATTTACGCTGAAGGACAGTAATAGTAAACTACTGAAAGAGTTTATCCATCAGTACAACTGCTATCCGGTAGAGATTTTTTCGTTGCATAACTTTGCAAACAGCAAGTATAGGACGCTGGGGCTATATCCACCTAGCGAATTTCCCGTTGACTTGTGTAAAATGGAGCGATTGGCAACGTGGATAAATGAAACAGGCGGTAAAGCTTCTGTTATTTCAATCTGA
- a CDS encoding IS3 family transposase (programmed frameshift): MKQFNAEFKLQAVKRVEATGGPVSKVAAELGINENTLHGWLKKYREKPNAPFPGSGKLSPDNERLRKLERENRDLREENEILKKAGSVLREEPEIKRFKFIKANRQTYRVEKLCKVLGVSRSGYYAWENRPKSQRDLENEAILAQIEQLHQTKRHVYGCRKIYQELRRKGLRVNHKRIERLMKQAGIHSKTAKIFKATTNSKHALAVAENLLNREFTASRPNQKMVSDITYLWTEEGWLYVAAIIDLCGQRVVGLSMSERMTKELVMQALDSVCKRARPPHGVLIHSDRGSQYCSKDYQDVLKERGFICSMSRKGNCWDNAPMEAFWGKMKYEWLIGQRFQTREQARAAVFEYVEIFYNRQRIHATNGYRTPEEYYLLAMAA; the protein is encoded by the exons GTGAAACAGTTTAACGCCGAGTTTAAACTGCAAGCGGTGAAAAGAGTAGAAGCGACCGGTGGGCCGGTATCCAAAGTGGCAGCCGAGTTAGGGATCAATGAGAATACGCTTCATGGGTGGTTGAAAAAGTATCGGGAAAAACCTAATGCCCCTTTTCCCGGCAGCGGCAAGCTCAGTCCAGACAATGAGCGGCTAAGAAAGCTAGAACGAGAAAATCGTGACCTGCGGGAGGAAAATGAGATTTTAAAAAAGGCGG GCAGCGTACTTCGCGAAGAACCAGAAATAAAACGGTTCAAATTTATCAAAGCTAACCGCCAAACCTATCGGGTGGAGAAGCTGTGCAAAGTGCTGGGGGTATCCCGCAGTGGCTACTATGCATGGGAAAATCGCCCGAAAAGCCAAAGGGACTTAGAAAACGAGGCCATCTTGGCGCAGATTGAGCAACTTCATCAAACGAAACGCCATGTTTATGGTTGCCGTAAAATCTATCAAGAGTTGCGCCGTAAGGGTCTGAGAGTAAATCATAAGCGGATAGAACGCCTGATGAAGCAGGCGGGCATTCACTCTAAAACAGCCAAAATATTCAAGGCCACTACGAATTCGAAACATGCCCTTGCCGTTGCCGAAAACCTGTTAAACCGTGAGTTTACAGCCTCCAGGCCCAATCAAAAAATGGTCAGTGACATCACCTATCTATGGACGGAGGAAGGCTGGCTGTACGTGGCTGCCATCATTGACCTATGCGGGCAAAGAGTGGTCGGATTATCCATGAGTGAGCGGATGACCAAAGAACTGGTCATGCAGGCGTTAGACAGTGTCTGCAAGCGAGCTCGGCCGCCCCACGGCGTACTCATTCACTCCGATCGTGGCAGCCAGTATTGCTCTAAGGATTATCAGGATGTACTCAAAGAGCGCGGATTTATTTGCAGCATGTCCAGGAAGGGCAACTGTTGGGACAACGCACCAATGGAGGCATTTTGGGGCAAGATGAAATATGAATGGCTGATCGGGCAACGGTTTCAGACCCGCGAACAGGCCAGGGCCGCCGTATTTGAATATGTGGAAATCTTTTATAACCGGCAACGAATTCATGCCACCAATGGATACCGAACTCCCGAAGAGTACTATTTGTTGGCTATGGCTGCTTAA
- a CDS encoding type II toxin-antitoxin system PemK/MazF family toxin has product MYEQYSVYWVDLNPTKGGEMNKVRPCVILSPTEANKYFLTVISAPITNTDLGLPTRCKIKVKNVTGFVALDQMRALDKTRFCDKAGSLRDAEIQIIKSIIKEYLVD; this is encoded by the coding sequence ATGTATGAACAATATAGTGTATATTGGGTAGACCTGAACCCGACCAAAGGCGGTGAAATGAATAAAGTCCGTCCCTGTGTGATACTCTCACCGACTGAAGCAAATAAATACTTTCTGACAGTTATTTCTGCGCCCATAACCAACACAGACTTAGGACTACCCACACGCTGTAAAATTAAAGTAAAAAATGTAACAGGGTTTGTTGCCTTAGATCAAATGAGGGCATTAGATAAAACTCGCTTCTGTGATAAAGCAGGTAGCTTGCGTGATGCAGAGATACAAATAATTAAGTCAATCATTAAGGAATACCTAGTAGATTAA
- a CDS encoding flagellar protein FlaG, with protein sequence MNSLKPAEAANNFNSKAYNPQLEGKVSGTVEQDLLPGKETEAEGDRKKLEEMSAEMTKFMQLANSDLQFELHEGTQQLIVQVVDIKTNTVLKEFPPHEFLDTIAKIREFVGFLLDKKA encoded by the coding sequence ATGAATTCATTGAAGCCGGCTGAAGCTGCCAATAACTTTAATAGTAAAGCCTATAATCCACAGCTGGAGGGAAAGGTTAGCGGTACTGTTGAGCAGGACCTGTTGCCTGGTAAAGAGACTGAGGCCGAAGGCGACCGTAAGAAGCTGGAAGAAATGTCGGCGGAAATGACGAAATTTATGCAGCTGGCAAATTCGGATCTTCAATTTGAACTTCATGAAGGAACACAGCAGCTTATTGTGCAGGTTGTCGATATCAAGACCAATACCGTATTGAAAGAGTTTCCGCCCCATGAATTTTTGGATACGATAGCCAAGATTAGAGAATTTGTTGGCTTTCTGCTGGATAAAAAGGCTTAA
- a CDS encoding FkbM family methyltransferase has translation MEFKEKIAKIIDRLGDEESKRIFEARLLYSLTGNLDCFDSAVLGIQKISSEKPVAIFGCGQFGQFLVEYIQNAVCFIDNYANKANLVKNLPVLSLDEFIRRYDNVDVVIGSIDYYDDLKAQLNRFDIPVCDLPVCFQNLFKKMQDQIQYFDFPYLEHAEHEVFVDGGCLDGNTSLDFIQWSKSASANKNIGIILFEPNQYQVPVCETALRNTGVPFKIIQKALSDCVETLKFNSAESDPKTASISNDGDIVIETVRMDDVLKDERITFIKLDIEGAELRALRGMKKIISNQKPKLAISVYHKPEDIWEIPLMICEVNENYKFYLRHYSWNTAETVLYAI, from the coding sequence ATGGAATTTAAAGAAAAAATAGCAAAAATAATTGACAGACTGGGTGATGAAGAATCGAAAAGGATCTTTGAAGCAAGGTTGTTATATTCACTTACGGGAAACCTGGATTGTTTTGACAGTGCAGTACTAGGCATTCAGAAAATTTCATCTGAAAAACCGGTGGCGATATTTGGTTGCGGACAATTTGGACAATTTTTGGTGGAGTATATCCAAAACGCTGTCTGCTTCATTGATAATTACGCAAATAAGGCAAATTTGGTGAAAAACCTGCCTGTTCTTTCTCTGGATGAATTCATCAGGAGGTATGACAATGTCGATGTAGTCATTGGTTCAATAGATTATTACGATGACCTAAAAGCCCAATTGAATCGCTTTGATATCCCGGTGTGTGATTTGCCCGTTTGTTTCCAAAATCTTTTCAAGAAAATGCAAGATCAAATACAATACTTCGATTTTCCATATTTGGAACACGCGGAGCATGAAGTTTTTGTTGATGGTGGTTGCCTTGACGGAAATACATCATTGGATTTTATTCAATGGAGCAAATCTGCTTCCGCAAACAAAAATATAGGCATAATATTGTTTGAACCCAATCAGTATCAGGTTCCTGTTTGTGAAACAGCGTTAAGGAATACTGGCGTACCTTTTAAGATTATCCAGAAAGCGTTATCCGATTGCGTTGAAACATTAAAATTTAATTCAGCTGAAAGCGATCCGAAAACTGCGTCTATTAGCAATGATGGTGATATCGTGATTGAAACTGTTCGCATGGATGATGTGCTGAAAGATGAGAGAATTACATTCATTAAGTTAGATATTGAAGGCGCTGAATTAAGAGCTCTAAGGGGTATGAAAAAAATTATTAGCAATCAAAAACCCAAATTAGCCATTAGTGTTTATCACAAACCGGAAGATATTTGGGAAATCCCTCTCATGATTTGCGAAGTGAATGAGAATTACAAATTCTATTTGCGCCATTACAGCTGGAATACTGCTGAAACTGTCTTGTACGCGATATAA
- a CDS encoding zinc-ribbon domain containing protein, whose product MAFQDRTLKCKDCGIDFVFTAGEQEFYAEKGFENEPARCRECRGNRRRSRDGGDAQTTQREMHEAVCAECGVTTQVPFKPRNDRPIYCRDCFIAKKEQ is encoded by the coding sequence ATGGCTTTTCAGGACAGAACTCTTAAGTGCAAGGACTGTGGAATAGACTTTGTTTTCACAGCAGGGGAGCAGGAGTTTTACGCAGAAAAAGGTTTTGAAAACGAACCTGCCCGTTGTCGTGAATGCAGGGGCAATAGAAGACGCAGCCGTGATGGTGGGGATGCTCAGACAACCCAGCGGGAGATGCATGAGGCAGTATGCGCTGAGTGTGGTGTGACTACTCAGGTTCCGTTTAAACCTCGCAATGACCGCCCTATTTACTGCCGTGACTGCTTTATCGCCAAAAAAGAGCAATAA
- a CDS encoding AbrB/MazE/SpoVT family DNA-binding domain-containing protein, with protein sequence MEADIIRIGNSKGIRIPASLLKQCGIDKKVVIKVDGNIITLAPARAPRQGWEEAFKKAASRVHEDDSVIYDDTIDLDLLEEKPSNV encoded by the coding sequence ATGGAAGCCGATATAATCAGAATAGGTAATTCTAAAGGTATTCGTATCCCTGCCAGTTTGCTAAAACAATGCGGAATAGACAAAAAGGTCGTAATTAAGGTAGACGGTAATATAATCACACTGGCACCTGCCCGTGCTCCTCGTCAGGGATGGGAAGAAGCGTTTAAAAAAGCGGCCTCAAGAGTACACGAAGATGACTCTGTTATCTATGATGATACAATTGACCTCGACCTGCTGGAGGAGAAGCCTTCCAATGTATGA
- the glf gene encoding UDP-galactopyranose mutase: protein MQFDYLIVGAGLFGATIAHEMTKKGKTCLVLDRRAHIGGNVYTENIEDINVHRYGAHIFHTSNKAIWEYINQFAEFNNYINSPIANYKGEIYNLPFNMNTFNKMWGIKTPDEAREIIEIQRLESGITNPKNLEEQALSLAGRDIYEKLIKGYTEKQWGVDCKELPAFIIKRLPFRFIYDNNYFNDRYQGIPIGGYTSIIEKMLLGCEVKVNTDYFSFRQANPTIASRTIFTGAIDEFFAYCYGELEYRSLNFKTEILDTDNFQGNAVVNYTEKEVLYTRIIEHKHFEFGNQKKSVITREYPHSWSRGNEAYYPVNNEKNNVLYEQYKALADCCDSVIFGGRLGNYKYFDMDKTIEAALEVASCL from the coding sequence ATGCAATTCGATTATCTTATTGTCGGCGCCGGTTTATTCGGTGCAACTATTGCTCATGAAATGACCAAGAAAGGAAAGACTTGCTTGGTTTTGGATAGACGGGCACATATTGGCGGAAATGTTTACACCGAAAACATTGAGGACATCAACGTTCACAGATATGGGGCGCATATATTTCATACAAGCAATAAAGCGATTTGGGAATATATAAACCAATTCGCCGAATTTAACAATTACATTAATTCACCAATCGCTAATTATAAAGGGGAGATCTATAACCTCCCCTTTAACATGAATACATTTAACAAAATGTGGGGTATAAAGACACCTGATGAGGCCAGGGAAATCATTGAAATACAGCGATTAGAATCAGGGATAACCAATCCCAAAAACTTGGAAGAACAGGCTTTATCCCTTGCGGGACGTGACATCTACGAAAAGCTCATCAAGGGATACACGGAAAAGCAATGGGGTGTGGACTGTAAAGAACTGCCCGCGTTCATCATCAAAAGATTACCATTTCGGTTTATCTACGACAATAATTATTTCAATGACCGCTATCAGGGAATCCCAATAGGCGGCTATACATCAATCATTGAAAAAATGCTTTTGGGATGCGAAGTGAAAGTAAACACGGACTATTTTTCTTTTCGTCAGGCAAACCCAACTATAGCCAGTCGAACTATTTTCACAGGTGCGATTGATGAATTTTTTGCGTACTGCTATGGCGAACTTGAATACCGCTCATTGAATTTTAAGACCGAAATTTTAGACACTGACAATTTTCAAGGCAACGCTGTAGTGAATTATACGGAAAAGGAAGTGCTATACACCAGAATCATTGAACACAAACATTTTGAGTTTGGTAATCAGAAAAAATCTGTTATCACAAGAGAATACCCACACTCGTGGAGCAGAGGAAACGAGGCATATTATCCTGTAAACAATGAGAAAAATAATGTCCTCTATGAGCAGTATAAGGCACTTGCTGACTGCTGTGATTCAGTTATTTTTGGCGGTCGGCTTGGAAATTACAAGTATTTTGATATGGACAAGACCATCGAAGCAGCCTTGGAGGTAGCGTCTTGTTTGTGA